Genomic window (Pseudoliparis swirei isolate HS2019 ecotype Mariana Trench chromosome 23, NWPU_hadal_v1, whole genome shotgun sequence):
ACATCATGTTTCCCGAGTGCCCACAAGTGTAGCTTATACTGGAGATGAATAATTGAGGCTCCGCGTGCTCGACAACGTTGAACTATTTCTATTTTTACAACCTCTGCCGTCCTCTCGTCGACGCTTATGGGTTTCCTGTTGGTGTCACACGAGTCAATCGTTGATTCACGATCTGTTTCGCAGCTTGTGGTTTGTTTCAGGTAAAAAAAAGTCAATGAAACATTTGGAATATGGTGTTTTTGAAATGTCCACCTTTTATGGTTTATGGTCTCTTTTCGATCAAACGTTTAAAGCCCGGGGGCGTGGCccacagggggcggggcttatacgCTTCTGTATCCCAAAAATCCGTTgcttattttttacagcttgaCGGTGATAAATGTGTTTACAGGTAACACATACTTTTCAAACCCGTTGACAGTTTATGGCCATAAAATcatgaatatttaaaataaaagagacTTAAAAACAAAATCGGCAAATTGCATCAACCAACGAATGTTCCTTCCAGCTTCGGGTAAATATCGTCAGGGCTCCAACGACACGTCATCCTGTCTTTAAAACACCGTCAGGCCGATGAATAAAGTTCAACACGTGTCTGTCGCTCACTCCAAAATGATAATgataacacaaaaacaacaaaaacaacaccccaaaaaaaaatcaacttcaaaaatcaagaaaatatGTCTTTTCCGGGTCAAATTCTTGAGAAGAGCCACAATGTTTTGTACCTTTTCGGTAATAACAgtgtttcctcttttctccgtgtgtgtgtgtgtgtgtgtgtgtgtgttaacaggtGCTGTGCGTGCCTCCAGCATCTTCCCCATCATGAGCGTGGGGCTGCTCTTCCTGGGGGGGCTCTGTGTGGCCGCCAGTGAGTTCTACCGGAGCCGACACAACGTGATCCTCAGCGCCGGAATCTTCTTCGTCTCTGCGGGtcagtctgcgtgtgtgtgtgtgtgtgtctttttgtcccccatgtgtgtgtattgtgccGGTCATCACTCGTGCGCGTGACGAAGGTGTTGTTCCTCATCTTTTAAATATCGATTGTGTTGCGcctcgaaaaaagaaaaaaaaagaataattgtCTATTGATCAAGAATCGTCACTTTTTAGCCGAGTTTGAACCTTTTGAAGGTTTTGCATGTGCGTTTTATCGATCCGTGTTTTCCCTTCGCTAATGTCGTCGATGAGATGTTTGGTATCGAGCTtcctgcattgtgtgtatttaattaTGTTGTTGCCATGTAGGGACTCGATATCCTCTCAGGAGGAAATAGATTGTTGGGGcttaaattaaattgaaatgAGCCTTTCCCCAAACGAGTCCTTCAAAATGCAGACTGCAGAATACTTTtgcttttatatttgtgttatttaattaTTGATCCAATCCCAGACGTAGAAAGAATAACTAATGAGCCCTCGTCCTTCGGAGCACCTCACGCTGTGGCTGTAGACTTTGCTGCAGCCGGCTGTGTGTATGTAAGCATACTGACGctcgtctccatggcaacgtgtTTTAAACACAATACGGCAGCCATCTTAGCTGCATAACCACGACACACTTAAAACACCCCGAccccattctcacacacacacacacacacacacacacgtgtgatcTCGAGGAATTTCTCTCATTTCTAATTTTAAATACAAGGATGCTGCTTTTTGAGATAACAGCGAGGGCGCGActgtaagcgtgtgtgtgtgtgtgtgtgtgtaggggtgtgtgttgttactgtgCAGTCACTTTGAACAGAGGAAGCGCGGCACTCAAATATTTGTCGAAGGAGCCCGTCAGGCatccaaagcacacacacaaacacacacacacacacacatacacacacacacaagtgctcgtgtgagtgtgtaaatCGGGCCGCAGCAGATGATTAATCAATCAGCGAGAACCCCACGACGCCGCTGTGATGCACTGCGTGTCAACACGcatacatgctcacacacacacaatccatcaCACGGATGCTGACActtggtctcccacacacacacacacacacacttatgctcttgcccctcacacacacacacacaaagggctgTGTACAGTGATTGCTGCTCACTGGGACGTGTCGGGTTTCATGGGCTTTTGTCGTAGATTCATGGATTCAAATTGGTAATTATTTACCACAATGGCGTTGGGGCTGATTCTGGTTAATTACAGCCGGCTAATTGTCCCCGTTCTGTGCgttgcaccacacacacacacacacacacactccacgagCACTGTAGTCTGGACTAATGATATGGAATAAGATAAGAGAGCCCAGCTGTGTGCAGTGACGCCCTCCGATGCTCCACACATTTTTTTGGGTCTTTTCTTCAAACGTTCCCTCCGTCGCGCTCTCTCGCTAATCGGCCTCTTCATTGTATCTCCAACTGTGTCGGTTCATCCTCCACTTTTGGTTCAGactgaaatctttttttcaaaactACATTCGAGTTCTCATCTGGGTGAATAGGAACGACTTTCAATGCCGACCCGAGATGTTGATCATCGCGAACGTTGTACTTTCCGAACATTGTTACGTCAGCGTTGCCGAGCAGATGTTAATATTTATCTGAATgtgagtttatttattattacacaatAACTGTAAATTAGTTTATTTGTCATAGGAGTGCCGTAATGAATACATTAtaatatctaaaaataaatatacatttttattttgtcatttacGATGGTTTTTTCGcgttctttttttgttcagtgaaataaaaataaatacaaaaagtaaaacaaatgtcaaaataaatattcagaaagaaatagtataaatatatatatttatttatttgacaaatatataaataaataaatgggcaaaaaaataattttcttCATATTACCACATGTTATGTATTAATTTGACTTGTTTAGACTTTTATTGATTACATTATTTGTACACTTATCCTTTTCTTCAATGTGTTTCTTATGGcgatgctcctcttcctccacgcgGTCTGCCTGCATGAGGAGGTCACGCGTCCCTCTCTCAACCTTCTCCTCCGTCTTCCTCTTCCAGGTCTCAGTAACATCATCGGAATCATCGTCTACATCTCGGCCAACTCGGGCGACCCGGGTCAGAGCGACAGCAAGAAGTCCTACTCCTACGGCTGGTCCTTCTACTTCGGCGCCCTCTCCTTCATCATGGCGGAGATGGTGGGCGTGCTGGCCGTGCACATGTTCATCGAGAAGCACCGCAAGCAGCGGGCCAAGTCCCGCACCGAGCTCATCAAGAAGTCCGCCTTCGGCCGCATCCCGTCCTACCGCTACCGCTTCCGGCGCCGCTCCAGCGTGCGCTCCTCCGAGGCCCCGAGCCGCGACGCCTCACCGCTGGGCAAAGGCGGCTACACGGGGCCCGCCGCCTCCGAGATGCCCATGTACACGCTGAACCCGCGCGAGCCGGGCAACGCCGGCGGAAaaaccggcggcggcggcggcatggGCGGCCTGCTCAACTCGGAGAGGGAGTTCCTCCAGAGCAGCACGCTCACGAAAGACTACAGCAAGGACCCCAACCGCAGGACCACGCCCGTCTGAGAGGTCTGCAGAGATATCGCCCGAATCAGAGTAtcaaagaggaggatgagaatacaatggggtgggggtggggggtgggtgcATTAAGCAGGGGACGCACAGGGttaatgggggggagggggggaacggGGGTTTGATAAACTATATGACTGTGAACTGTGAACTTTTAGCCTTTTGAACTGTGAATCCTGAGCCCTGTGAGAgtttcagtgtgtgtagcagggTCGCTTTTGATGGAGAAGTTGTTCCCGGCTCCACTTTGCCACATATCACCgtcgttatatatatatatatatatatatatatatatacccgtGACTCCTTACACGTACGAAGGCACATTAAAATTCTACGTCCGTGAGTGTTCCTATACGATCGCGGAATTGATCCGAGcgtcgaaaaaaaaaaaacgttcaaaTCGTACCAAGTGGTTTTGCGGTTCTGGGGGGCAacttctcctttaaaaaaaaaagttaaacaatGTGAACTAAAGGAGAAGGGGAACGAGAGGTGAGAGACTCTGTGTGatctttgaccttttgacctctgtCCTTTCCCAAACCTATTTGGGGTAGCAGTCGGATCAGTGCGGGGAGCTCTGAGCTGTCTTTCTCTGATTTTACGATTTTTAAATAAGTGCGGACGTTAACGCCTCAGGACCGGGACCGACTCATTTTCAGTTCAGCCGGATTCAAAAATATAAAATCGAAGATGCAGTTTTGTCTATTTATTGGCGGCACATTTGTGGCACTAGTTATTATTTTCttatacatattgtatatatactcCTTTCATATTgattaatggaaaaaaaaactctcttcttcttcttcttcttcttcttcttcttcacccgaCTGAACTGAAACTGAGTCGAGCTCATTCCTGGTAACATTTACCCCTCTCTGATCCCAGGTCAGTGGTTAAAGCCTGCAGAGTGGTTTTTGATGAGGGGTACGCTGATTTCAGATCAGCTGTTAGAgaaaaggggtgggggggaggtgtGACTCAACTAAACTAATCTCTTTTAGATGGTAACATAGATCATCGGTGCTTCCTTTTACCCCTGTGTTTTCAGCCACTCGAGTCGCATCTTAATTTATTCTCGCACCTTCAAACAGGTGATCAGATAATCGTGCGTCTGTCTGTCCGCCGTTCACTCGTCATCACCTTCCACCTCCCACATTTttctgtgtgccccccccccccataactcACCTCACCGACCACCCTCCGCacacctcaccctcaccctctcctcctcctctctttaggTCCTGTCTTCCGTCAGTGTCGCTCGTAGGCTAGCTGTAGGGACGGTGGAGGTTCAGGGTACTGCGGGGGAGGAGACCGCCGAGCTGTGAATATGCTTTAAAGGCAGAGccaaaaagacattaaaacGAACAAATggagttttttaatttttatttgtgttaccTCTTTGGTGAATATATTTCAGATGAGTTTAATAAAAAGAAGTATGACTCTCCTCGCCAGAACAATTGTCAAAATATTTCAGCCGCAGAAATAAACAGAGAGTAAAACGCTCCCTCCAGCCTCAAAGTGCGCCGCGCTCCGCTCTGATGGAAACATATTTAAAGATAAATAGACGGAATTGGCAGAAGTGTCATGTATTATTCAGAAGTATTTCGCGGGTCCTGTCCATTCAGCTGTCACTCGCAGCCTCTCCTCtttatctccacacacacacacacacacgtgtgtcttATCATATTCCAAACACCTGtacattgtttttgttctgtgaCAGATTCTGGAGAAATATCAATACGCTTACGTCAATACTGAATGCAGAGTCGGTGCGCCCCCTGACCTCCTCCGTTTAGTATTGAAGCGTCGACTTGAGAGGAggaatgaaaatatatatgttttatttttaactggGAACCTCCCCATTGAGATAAACCGGAAAACACTTGTTGCATTAACCTCCATGCACATTATCCGGCTTTAGTTTTCTTTTGAAAATATTGAATCTCTTTTTCTTGGCTGGTTGCATCATGCACCGTCagttcccaacacacacacagatgcaagaGGAGGAGGCAAAATAGCCATAAAACAGAGaaagagctgcaggaggagagagtaACTCGAGTAAATGTGAACCGCATTTCTCTCACACTTTTTCCTGGGGTGAGAGTGAAactgaaagagggagagagagagagagagaatgcatttcttgtttccctctttccctccctgaGCCACCATTGCATTGTTTTGTATAAACGAACCATTGAAACATCACCACGCTGAAACGTCACACCACTACTTTGAGAGTTATTTACcctgaaaaataaacaaatgttttaaatcTCGGGGTCACACTGTTTAATTTATGACGctgtcttttttctctttttttcacgcCATAAAGGAGCTTAAAAAAGGGACGAAACGTGCACCGCCGCGGACTTGCTCTCGCTCGTCCTCCACGTGTAAATATTAATTTTCCAAAGCTAACTACAACATCAGCAGTTGTCATGGGCTGtgaaagatatttatatatatatatacatatatatgtatatatatatatatatatatatatatatatatataaaaagaaagctTATCTCCAAGCAAGggcttttaattttttaaaggaCAGGAGCACACAAGGGCTTTTTATGCTCAGCGTCTTAAGGGTGCTGTGCGGGAAAAGGAAAGGCAAAATACATTTGCACACGAACAACCAGCTGAATAGCTCAGTGAGGACGCGACACAGCTTCACGCTGAGAAAAGAGAAGCGGAGGAAGAGAAACTGTGCTCTCCTCCTCGTGTTCGTCGGCCTACAGGTTAGCCTTTAGCTGCTCCTTTTTTGGAGCTAACTTTAAGCTAGGTGGGTGACTTTATGAAGTAATTAGAGATTAAGAACATTGCCTTAAGCAGAGGTAGGATACTTTTTTGATTAAGAATTATTTAAGTTAGCTTTAAGAATGAAACGTATATTAGCAAGATATTGTTAATCATACTTAGTGCCAAATATTACTCCAGATGTTTCCAGTGTATCACGGCCTCCAGGTTAGCTTTAGCTCACTGCTCCAAGTACTCttttgtttacttgtttatttTTGCATAGGATTTACTGCAGTATACCGACTCAGCAGTAGTAGCTATCAACACATTCCCTCGGATCCCGAGGGGTCtgttttgtttgggggggggggggtcagagttcAGAACCGCATCCATGAGCCATGTCAGCATTGACCTTCCATGCATGCCATATCCatccgcttccagcgctcacATTCGCCCGATCTCTCCAATCGAGTCTCAAACGGCGCCCTGGTCATCCGTGCTTCATTTAAGACGCCTCACAAGGGTGTGCGTCGCCCCTCCCCCCTGAAAAAAAGGCCCGTGCCGCGTTTGACGATGTTTACTCCGACGGGGGGGCACGGGGCGCCATTTTGAGACCTCACCTCTGTCTATCTCTTCCTACCGCCATACAGCTTTGATCCTCTGATATCAACaacaaataattgtatttattagtaaagagaaaaaaaggggaaaaaatagaATTATTCTACTCTAAAGGTGCCACTGTGCAGAGGATGACAAACTCTGTCACGTATTATAGTTATTATATCTATtaatggaagggggggggagggggcagcgTTTGGGAAGCAGGGGTCGTAGTCtttgtaatattatattattctagTTTCATTTTCTACTTCGATGTggtttgtgagagtgtgtttgtttttcgatCACATCGGGAAGCCTCCGgcgtggaggaggcggagcaagaGACAGTGGAGCGCTCGGACGATCTCTCGTGGACACGAACCTCAACCTCACCTCAGCCTCGCTGGCGCCGGAGGTCGACTTTACGGTTTTATCAGCGGGACACTCAACACTGAAcgtgcactacacacacacactaacacacacacatacatacatgcattcaAAGGGAAGCTGCTATACTTCTGAGGACTTTTTCGCCCAACGCACCGCAGGCCGAAGCCCTGCAGAAAACAATGCAATCCGTTTTACAGCAGTctgtaaaaaatgttttcaaaagAAGCTTAAAAGTGTCCTTTTTGTCAAGACTGATAACAATCGTTCAGATGTCACGACATCTTACCGTCTTTCACTTGTCCCTTAAAAGTAAAGAGAAAACGTGAAAGTTTTGGAGCAGATATTGGgattaaatgatgacatcacaggtttCTCTTCCCGTATTAAATAAACTCAAACATAGCTCGATTTGAAATAAATGATTGTAGATGTTGTTTACGTGTGATAAAAGGTCCTTAGAAGTAGAGAAACAACAGACGCCCTCCATTAAGGTcccaaacatatacacacacacacacacaacctgtgcacacacacacactcacagcttcAGCTTCGGCCAGTGTGCGGTGTGGGGGGGGAAGGTGTGTCctgtttaaaaaaggggggggaaatcaCTGTCgtgttttgaaaaagaaaaaatccttGTAAGTGTTTCTTtgggagaaaaaacaacaacaacaacaacatcaacaactaaCTGTTTTCTGTCGCTGATGTGTCGCTCCTCAATGGAACTACAAGTACGCTGAGCCAGCCAATCAAACACGGAGGACCAGAAGAACTGTTTGAGAAATGTGAATTTAATGGAATAGACAAACACATGCTATAAGCACTCTACACTTTGCACTtgctaccaacacacacacacacacacacacacacacacacacacacacacacaaacaaggttACTGTGTGAGGAGGGCTTACGAGTGAAGTTATGTgcctgcatgtttgtgtgtgtgtgttcgtattcatgtgtgtgtgtgtgtgtgtgtgtgtgtgtgtgtgtgtgtgtgtgcacagttaGCCTCTCCTCAGCCATGCACCCAGTGCCTGCCTGTCCTGCCTTCAGACAGCTCCCAGATCAGCCATGGGGCTTCCAGTATAACCTCCTCTGCATTCCCACGACCTTTAACGGCCGCACTGGGATCAGTTTTAGAGCTAACTGCCCCGATCATTCCTCAGCAGACGCAGCCATACAAGGACTGTTTCGGAGTCAGTGGTTCCTGGCGTGTGATTTTACGACATAACGTCTCAATGATGATGAGTTTCTGTTGCAGGAGGaaagtcattttttaaatttttttatttttttatttcaacagtCCGActcgggcttttattttgacgctCAGATCTGACAGCGAGGCTGATTTAGGATCGGCAGAGGGGGCTCGGCGGGACGATAACCTACGGAGTCCCTAATGACAGCTGGTCTGGGATCAGCACAACCTGCTGAagcctgctgctcctccagatCTCAAGCTTCTCCATAAAGGTC
Coding sequences:
- the cacng3b gene encoding voltage-dependent calcium channel gamma-3 subunit — translated: MKMLMCDRGVQMLVTTVGAFAAFSLMTIAVGTDYWLYSRGVCRTKNSGDNDTSRKNEEVMTHSGLWRTCCLEGTFRGVCKKIDHFPEDADYEADAAEYLLRAVRASSIFPIMSVGLLFLGGLCVAASEFYRSRHNVILSAGIFFVSAGLSNIIGIIVYISANSGDPGQSDSKKSYSYGWSFYFGALSFIMAEMVGVLAVHMFIEKHRKQRAKSRTELIKKSAFGRIPSYRYRFRRRSSVRSSEAPSRDASPLGKGGYTGPAASEMPMYTLNPREPGNAGGKTGGGGGMGGLLNSEREFLQSSTLTKDYSKDPNRRTTPV